The genomic segment AAAACAGAGATAGGATCTACTGATTTCCAATCGCGAGTTCTAGTGGATACGTTGTGGTCCATTGTTGCAAAAGTAGCATCAGGGCGACGCACCTTTCGGTTGGTTAATTTTAAACTCTCAAAAGCCTGTGGGCTTGTCACCTCATGGACTAGGTGTCTATCGATATAGATGAGGCAGGTTCCATCATCCTCGTGAACCAAATGGTCGTTCCAAATCTTTTCAAACATGGTTTTCATAACTAGACTCCCTCACTTCCAGTCATAACTCGGACATGGGGTGGTGTGTCCAGGGAATTTGAAAAAATAGGAAAGTTCTAAGGGGTCTGGACTGTGGCTCCGTCTACATAAGTTCCTGAAATTCCCGAACAGTGAGCAGCTGCAGTCCCTGCCCCTCCCGTCAGTGGAGCGGTATAAACACTGATGATATAACCAACGCTGGACTGGGTGACCTTACAGGAACCCACGACACTCGTTTCCGTACATTTAGACGCCTGTTTGGTTCCTGTAAGGCAACTTGTGAGATATCCGTAATAATTTTGACAGACACCACCACCCACAGCACAGGCAAATTTAAAGGTCTTAATCGAACCCCCGTTCAAAAGATCCGAAAGGTCTGAATCTGAAACGTTTTGTACAGGTGTTCCATCGGTAAGCACTGTCAACGGATTTGCAGAGGCACTTTCCTTTTGGTAAAGATAAATTAAATAACTTCCAGCCTTGGAAAAGGTAATCACAGTTGCTGGTGAATCGACTTTGGTATATTCTGTGCCCTCTTTTGCAAGCACTGCTACGGAAAGATCCAAAGGACAACTTGTGGAAACATAAACAGAAAGTTTCGCATAACGAGAAAGTACAACTCGTGTTCCAATTTGAGCCCCTGCAATTTGCATCACTCCATAATAAGTATCTCCTGCAAGAGAAAGCGATACAGATTGAGACGTAGTTGTGATCCCGGTATACCCGGCTTTGATTTGAGTTCCAAGACCTGCCACCGTACAACCGTCAGCTCCAGATTCCTTCGCTAAAAGCAGAGAGGATGCAGCATTATTTTTAGAAGTCTCACCAGAACATCCAAAACAGAATAGAAGAAAGGTTAGATTCACTATTAGAAAAAAAGAATTTAATTGGATCATCTGGAACATCACTCTACCTTCCTCTAAACGATAGGATTGTTTTTCCTATTTGGATTTCGTCCAAATTATGGAGAACTTTGGGACGCAGTAATTTTCTACCGTTTAAGTATACCCCGGTTTCAGAGACACAATCAAACAATATATACTTTCCTTTTCTATTTTTTATCTTTGCATGGAGGCTTGCCACAGAGGGATCCATCAATACCAGGTGATTGGATTCTGAGTTTCCTATCGTCACTTCATCAAACTGCAACTGGAATTGATCCGAATTTTGATTTCCATCCCTTCTAATCAGAACCGCATAGGAATAAGATGTTCCCATTAGAGGGATTTTTTCCGCAATGGCAGAAGCAATTTCACGATCCCGTGCTGCCTTTTCCATTGTCTCCCCATACATTCTATCATAAACTTGAAGTTCTTCTTTTCGTTCGAAAGATTCTGGTTCGGGAGGAGCAGTAGTTAATATTCCTTCCTCCTTTTCTTCGTAACCTCTTAAATAATATAAGGCCGCCAAACAAAGGAAAATGAGGAATAAACTGACTGGGAAAAAGAATAAAGGATCGGATAATTTTAAATATAAAGATTTAAAAAAGGAAAGTTCATAATCGAATTCAAACCGAATCCCCTGGTCTACGGAAACGAATCCACTCGATATAGAACTTGTTTTCCATCTGGAAAGGTTCCAAGGAGAAACATATACTAATTCGTAATCAGAATTTCCGAGCGCACGTAAATAGGAAAAAAGATTCGAATAACTATCTGCTTTTGCGATTGGGTAATGGCTTCCGTTCGCATAACTTGCTAACTTCGTTGCTTCCAAAGAACTAGGAGCAAGGACGATCAGTTGGAGATTTTTGTCCCGAATTCGTTTAGCAAGTTCAGGGATCTCAAAACGGTCCTGCCATTCGGGAGAAAAACTTACGAATATAAGAATGTGATCTTCTGTAGATAAATTTTTAGGAATTCCTTCCAGGAAATTCTCCCAGGTTCGAATGGGGTAAACGGGAGCCGGCTCTTTTGGAAAAGGAAAAGAGATATCCAAAACATTCGATCGAATTCTTTCAAAGGAATGTTTGTTCTCATCTGATTGGATTTGTAATTTAGAAGTCCCACCTGATTGTTCCGAGATCTTAACCAATTGGTTTGCCAATTGGATGATCCAACGTCGGTCTTCTGCGTTTGTATAACTAGGAATGGATATGTATAAGTGGATGGGGTTCTTTGTTTCGGTTTGTTCCAATCTAAAAGATTCAGTGAGCCGAACGACCGAATTCATTTCTTCGGAAAGAACAAATCCTTGGGGAGTCACATTTGTATTGGAATGGAATCGAACTTTAACTTCTGGGTAGGTCCTTACATCTACAGACCTAAGTTTAAACCCAGGTTCTGCAAAAAGAAGTGTCGGTAAAAAAAGACAAAGGAAAAACCCATTACTGAAAGAGAAGAGAAGCTTCCTTAAGTTGTTTTCCATATTCTGTTTTTGGCTCCAGGTTTTGGTTTAGAACCGAAATGGTTTCTATGACTTCCCCTTGTTTCATTATCGTAACTTGGGAGGCCAGACTTTCGACGATCCGAAGCTCGTGTGTAATAAAAACAACTGACATCCCCATTTTTGCAAGGTTTTGGATGGTTTCCAAGACAATTTTTTCAGAAAATGCATCGAGGCCAGTGGTGGGTTCATCCAAAATCAAAATTTCAGGACTTCGTAAAAAAGCGAGGGAAAGTAGAATTCTCTGTTTCTCCCCACCGGAAAGAGATCTTGCATACGCCTTCCAGTGATTTCTGGGAATAGATAACTTGTCCCAAATGGAAAGCAAAGATTCATAAGGAAAAGAACTTAGTCCTGAGAGTTTGAAAAAATCTTTAATTTGTGAATCCATTCTGCGAAAAGGATGGAAGGCCGAATTCGGATTTTGAGGCACCATAAATAATTTAGAGTGAAATGAAGTCGAAAGAACATCTTCGCCTAACACAATAAAGGAATCGTATTGAAGCCGGCAACCTTGAGGAACCATTCCAAAAAGGGAAAATCCTAGAGTGGATTTTCCTGATCCTGATTCTCCAATGATCCCGTAAATGATTCCTCTCGGAATTTCTAAAGAAATTCCCTTCCAAATCTTTTGCCCATCCTTTGTTTCGATGGTTGCATTTTTGATTTGGACAACAGGAAGGTCAGTCGAGCCCAAAGAGTTCCTTTTCAATGATGCTACAAAGGATATGGCCAATCAAAATATGACATTCTTGGATTCTAGCTGTGATTTTGGAAGGGACAATGATTTCCACGTCACCCTTACCCTTTAGTTTTCCCCCATCACCACCCAAAAACAAAACAACCTTCATTCCAATTTTCCGAGCTTCTTCTACCGCCAAAACAATGTTTTGCGAATTTCCAGAAGTGGTTAGGCCCACAAAAACATCCGACGGTTTTCCAAACGCTTGGACTTGTCTTTGGAATACATATTCATAACCATAATCATTGGAACAAGCAGTAAGAACTGCCTGGTCACTGTTGAGGGCAAGGGCAGGAATGGCTTTTCTTTCATTGCCTGATTTGTAACGAACCACAAGTTCCGCTGCGATATGAGAAGCATCACAACTAGAACCTCCATTTCCACAAAAGTATAACAATCCATTTTGTTTCAGTGATTCCACGAGAAGTTTTCCAGCTTTTTCAATCGAAGGCAAAAGAACAGGAAGTAACTGCTGTTTGACAGCGATAGAATCTTCTATTTGTGATTGGATGAGTGATTTATGATCCATGTTTTAATTCCTT from the Leptospira congkakensis genome contains:
- a CDS encoding FHA domain-containing protein; its protein translation is MENNLRKLLFSFSNGFFLCLFLPTLLFAEPGFKLRSVDVRTYPEVKVRFHSNTNVTPQGFVLSEEMNSVVRLTESFRLEQTETKNPIHLYISIPSYTNAEDRRWIIQLANQLVKISEQSGGTSKLQIQSDENKHSFERIRSNVLDISFPFPKEPAPVYPIRTWENFLEGIPKNLSTEDHILIFVSFSPEWQDRFEIPELAKRIRDKNLQLIVLAPSSLEATKLASYANGSHYPIAKADSYSNLFSYLRALGNSDYELVYVSPWNLSRWKTSSISSGFVSVDQGIRFEFDYELSFFKSLYLKLSDPLFFFPVSLFLIFLCLAALYYLRGYEEKEEGILTTAPPEPESFERKEELQVYDRMYGETMEKAARDREIASAIAEKIPLMGTSYSYAVLIRRDGNQNSDQFQLQFDEVTIGNSESNHLVLMDPSVASLHAKIKNRKGKYILFDCVSETGVYLNGRKLLRPKVLHNLDEIQIGKTILSFRGR
- a CDS encoding ATP-binding cassette domain-containing protein encodes the protein MGSTDLPVVQIKNATIETKDGQKIWKGISLEIPRGIIYGIIGESGSGKSTLGFSLFGMVPQGCRLQYDSFIVLGEDVLSTSFHSKLFMVPQNPNSAFHPFRRMDSQIKDFFKLSGLSSFPYESLLSIWDKLSIPRNHWKAYARSLSGGEKQRILLSLAFLRSPEILILDEPTTGLDAFSEKIVLETIQNLAKMGMSVVFITHELRIVESLASQVTIMKQGEVIETISVLNQNLEPKTEYGKQLKEASLLFQ
- a CDS encoding D-sedoheptulose 7-phosphate isomerase, whose product is MDHKSLIQSQIEDSIAVKQQLLPVLLPSIEKAGKLLVESLKQNGLLYFCGNGGSSCDASHIAAELVVRYKSGNERKAIPALALNSDQAVLTACSNDYGYEYVFQRQVQAFGKPSDVFVGLTTSGNSQNIVLAVEEARKIGMKVVLFLGGDGGKLKGKGDVEIIVPSKITARIQECHILIGHILCSIIEKELFGLD